A single genomic interval of Streptomyces sp. NBC_00663 harbors:
- a CDS encoding NAD-binding protein, producing MVVCGDDGLAHRLAAELRGVYGEQVTLVVPAAERTVRPPVVGRARAASAALLDRVVNAAAGRTGGSEPVGGERLVEAAEATEAVLADAGVERAAALALVYDDDETNIRAALTARRLNPRLRLVLRLYNRRLGQHIEELLDQAAALAAGGEGDGGGGGGGFDASTTVLSDADTAAPALVASAVAGTSKVVQTDGLLLRAVERVPGQGGGAGLATLALLSGTGNGVAGEQGPELLPDAVAVRDAVGRGTVVLEQVSYAGPSLPSGRGGIVPPFASLFSRRLRWSLAGLVGCVAALAVALSVVTGEHPLFATYETLLDLFAINDPALGAPIGRQILQLLAGLVGLLLLPVLLAAVLEALGTFRSASALRKPPRGLGGHVVLLGLGKIGTRVLTRLRELDIPVVCVEAGAEARGLATARRLRVPVVLGDVTQEGVLEAAKIHRAHALLAVTSSDTTNLEAALYARSVRPDLRVVLRLYDDDFATAVYRTLRAAHPRASTRSRSVSHLAAPAFAGAMMGRQILGAIPVERRVLLFAALEVGGHPQLEGRTVGEAFRAGAWRVLALDTAPSGPGAEPAVEGAYEEAAVPSGLVWDLPDTYVLKAADRVVLAATRRGLAELLGRRVRDTALS from the coding sequence ATGGTGGTGTGCGGGGACGACGGGCTCGCGCACCGGCTGGCCGCCGAGTTGCGGGGTGTCTACGGGGAGCAGGTCACCCTCGTCGTACCGGCGGCCGAGCGGACCGTACGGCCGCCCGTGGTCGGGCGGGCCCGGGCCGCCTCGGCGGCGCTGCTCGACCGGGTGGTGAACGCCGCCGCCGGGCGGACCGGCGGGAGTGAACCCGTCGGTGGCGAACGGCTGGTGGAGGCCGCGGAGGCGACCGAGGCCGTGCTCGCCGACGCGGGCGTGGAGCGGGCCGCCGCGCTGGCGCTCGTGTACGACGACGACGAGACCAACATCCGTGCCGCGCTCACCGCCCGCCGGCTCAACCCGCGACTGCGGCTCGTACTGCGGCTGTACAACCGGCGGTTGGGCCAGCACATCGAGGAACTCCTCGATCAGGCCGCCGCGTTGGCCGCGGGAGGGGAGGGCGATGGCGGTGGCGGTGGCGGTGGCTTCGATGCCTCCACGACCGTGCTGTCGGACGCCGATACCGCCGCGCCGGCGCTGGTGGCCTCCGCTGTCGCCGGGACCAGCAAGGTCGTCCAGACGGACGGGTTGTTGCTGCGGGCGGTGGAGCGGGTGCCGGGGCAGGGGGGTGGGGCGGGGCTCGCCACATTGGCGCTTCTGTCCGGAACCGGTAATGGTGTCGCCGGGGAGCAGGGGCCCGAGTTGCTGCCGGACGCGGTCGCGGTGCGGGACGCGGTGGGGCGCGGGACCGTGGTGCTGGAGCAGGTGTCGTACGCGGGGCCGTCGTTGCCCTCGGGGCGGGGTGGGATCGTGCCGCCGTTCGCCTCGTTGTTCTCGCGGCGGTTGCGATGGTCGCTGGCCGGGCTGGTCGGGTGTGTCGCGGCGCTCGCCGTCGCCCTGTCCGTCGTGACGGGTGAGCATCCGCTGTTCGCGACGTACGAGACCCTGCTCGATCTCTTCGCCATCAACGATCCCGCGCTCGGGGCGCCGATCGGGCGGCAGATCCTGCAACTCCTCGCCGGGCTGGTGGGGTTGTTGCTGCTGCCGGTGCTGCTGGCCGCGGTGCTGGAGGCGCTGGGGACCTTCCGGTCCGCGTCGGCGCTGCGGAAACCTCCTCGGGGGCTGGGTGGGCATGTGGTGCTCCTCGGGCTCGGGAAGATCGGTACGCGGGTGCTGACCCGGTTGCGGGAGCTGGACATTCCCGTGGTGTGTGTCGAGGCGGGGGCCGAGGCGCGGGGGTTGGCCACGGCTCGGCGGTTGCGGGTGCCGGTGGTGCTCGGGGATGTGACGCAGGAGGGGGTGCTGGAGGCCGCGAAGATCCATCGGGCGCATGCGTTGCTGGCGGTGACCAGTTCCGATACGACGAATCTCGAGGCCGCGTTGTACGCGCGGTCCGTGCGGCCCGATCTGCGGGTGGTGCTGCGGCTGTACGACGACGACTTCGCGACGGCGGTGTACCGGACGTTGCGGGCCGCGCATCCGCGGGCGTCGACGCGGAGTCGGAGCGTTTCTCATCTGGCCGCGCCCGCGTTCGCCGGGGCGATGATGGGGCGGCAGATTCTGGGGGCGATTCCGGTGGAGCGGCGGGTGTTGTTGTTCGCCGCGCTGGAGGTGGGCGGGCATCCGCAGCTGGAGGGGCGGACTGTGGGCGAGGCGTTTCGGGCGGGGGCGTGGCGGGTGCTGGCGTTGGACACGGCACCCTCGGGACCCGGAGCGGAGCCGGCTGTGGAGGGGGCGTACGAGGAGGCGGCGGTGCCTTCGGGGCTGGTGTGGGATCTGCCGGACACGTATGTGCTGAAGGCCGCGGATCGGGTGGTGTTGGCGGCTACGCGGAGGGGGTTGGCGGAGTTGCTGGGGCGGCGGGTGCGGGACACTGCGTTGAGCTGA
- a CDS encoding nuclear transport factor 2 family protein, which yields MTELRKTVETFWASAEARDWETFAGTLAADVVYTLPQTRERISGRERYVRFNREYPADWHLRIERIVAEPEQVVTWAHFTVGLEEMYAISFFTGDRDGRISAVTDFWPEPYEPPGGRDHLTERY from the coding sequence ATGACCGAACTGCGCAAGACAGTCGAGACCTTCTGGGCCAGTGCGGAGGCACGGGACTGGGAGACGTTCGCGGGGACGCTGGCCGCGGACGTGGTGTACACGCTGCCGCAGACGCGGGAGCGGATCAGCGGGCGGGAGCGGTACGTGCGGTTCAACCGGGAGTACCCGGCTGACTGGCATCTGCGGATCGAACGGATCGTCGCCGAGCCGGAGCAGGTGGTCACCTGGGCCCACTTCACGGTGGGGCTGGAGGAGATGTACGCCATCTCGTTCTTCACGGGGGACAGGGACGGGCGGATATCCGCTGTCACCGACTTCTGGCCGGAGCCGTACGAACCACCGGGCGGCCGGGATCACCTCACCGAGCGGT
- a CDS encoding S9 family peptidase, with the protein MTESNGSAAPEQSEQSERQQTMPEWEKRFRAPRVSLPDWAEDAPDRSLFVSNATGTYELYAWDRATGAQRQVTDRPNGTTDGVLTPDGAWIWWFDDKDGDEFGVWRRQPFTGGADEPAAPGLDASYPAGLALGRDGRTAVVGRSTDEDGTTIYVARTDETPVEIYRHRESAGVGDLSHDGSLIALEHTEHGDAMHSALRVVRLDGTPVAELDDTKGGTEELGLEVLGFAPVDGDSRLLIGHQRRGRWEPLVWDVASGEETDLALDLPGDVSAEWYPDGTGLLIAHSFEARSELFRYDLASRELVKIPTPAGSVSGATARPDGSVEYLWSSAAEPSTVRSTSGAVVLDPPGMKSPGSVPVEDVWVEGPGGRIHALVQKPAGATGPLPTVFDIHGGPTWHDSDAFAAGPAAWVDHGYAVVRVNYRGSTGYGRAWTDALKHRVGLIELEDIAAVREWAVTSGLADPTRLILTGGSWGGYLTLLGLGTQPEAWTLGIAAVPVADYVTAYHDEMEALKAMDRTLLGGTPDEVPDRFEASSPLTYVDQVKSPVYISAGVNDPRCPIRQIDNYVKRLEARGATHEVYRYDAGHGSLVVDERIKQVRLELDFAERHLP; encoded by the coding sequence ATGACTGAGAGCAACGGGTCCGCGGCGCCCGAGCAGAGCGAACAGAGCGAACGGCAGCAGACGATGCCGGAGTGGGAGAAGCGGTTCCGGGCGCCCCGGGTCTCCCTGCCGGACTGGGCGGAGGACGCCCCGGACCGCTCCCTGTTCGTGTCGAACGCGACAGGGACGTACGAGCTGTACGCCTGGGACCGCGCCACCGGCGCCCAGCGCCAGGTCACCGACCGGCCGAACGGCACGACGGACGGCGTGCTCACCCCGGACGGCGCGTGGATCTGGTGGTTCGACGACAAGGACGGCGACGAGTTCGGCGTCTGGCGCCGCCAGCCCTTCACGGGCGGCGCGGACGAACCGGCCGCGCCCGGCCTGGACGCCTCCTACCCCGCGGGCCTCGCTCTCGGCCGCGACGGCCGTACGGCGGTGGTCGGCCGCTCGACGGACGAGGACGGTACGACGATCTATGTCGCCCGCACCGACGAGACCCCGGTGGAGATCTACCGCCACCGCGAGTCGGCGGGCGTCGGCGACCTCTCCCACGACGGCTCGCTGATCGCCCTGGAGCACACCGAGCACGGCGACGCGATGCACTCGGCGCTGCGCGTGGTCCGCCTCGACGGCACGCCGGTCGCCGAACTGGACGACACCAAGGGCGGCACCGAGGAACTGGGCCTGGAGGTCCTCGGCTTCGCGCCGGTCGACGGGGACAGCCGCCTGCTCATCGGGCATCAGCGCCGGGGGCGTTGGGAGCCGCTGGTGTGGGACGTGGCGTCGGGGGAGGAGACGGACCTGGCCCTCGACCTGCCGGGTGACGTCAGCGCGGAGTGGTACCCGGACGGCACGGGCCTGCTCATCGCCCACAGTTTCGAGGCCCGCAGCGAACTGTTCCGCTACGACCTGGCGAGCCGTGAGCTGGTGAAGATCCCCACGCCCGCGGGCTCGGTCTCCGGGGCTACGGCCCGCCCCGACGGCAGCGTGGAGTACCTCTGGTCCTCGGCGGCGGAGCCCTCGACGGTCCGCTCCACGTCCGGTGCGGTCGTCCTCGACCCGCCCGGCATGAAGTCCCCCGGCTCGGTGCCGGTGGAGGACGTGTGGGTGGAGGGCCCCGGCGGCCGTATCCACGCCCTGGTCCAGAAGCCGGCGGGCGCGACCGGCCCGCTCCCCACGGTCTTCGACATCCACGGCGGCCCGACCTGGCACGACAGCGACGCCTTCGCGGCGGGCCCGGCGGCATGGGTGGACCACGGGTACGCGGTGGTCCGCGTCAACTACCGCGGCTCGACCGGCTACGGCCGCGCCTGGACCGACGCCCTGAAGCACCGGGTGGGCCTCATCGAGCTGGAGGACATCGCGGCGGTCAGGGAATGGGCGGTGACATCCGGCCTCGCCGACCCCACCCGTCTCATCCTCACCGGCGGTTCCTGGGGCGGCTACCTCACCCTCCTCGGCCTCGGCACCCAGCCCGAGGCCTGGACCCTCGGCATCGCCGCGGTCCCGGTCGCCGACTACGTCACGGCGTACCACGACGAGATGGAAGCCCTGAAGGCCATGGACCGCACGCTCCTGGGCGGCACCCCGGACGAAGTCCCGGACCGCTTCGAGGCCTCGTCCCCCCTCACCTACGTCGACCAGGTCAAGTCCCCGGTCTACATCTCGGCCGGCGTCAACGACCCCCGCTGCCCGATCCGCCAGATCGACAACTACGTGAAGCGGCTGGAGGCAAGGGGAGCGACCCACGAGGTGTACCGCTACGACGCGGGCCACGGCTCCCTGGTGGTGGACGAGCGCATCAAGCAGGTGAGACTGGAACTGGACTTCGCAGAACGACACCTGCCCTAA